The sequence GGATGAGTTATCCAGAGGAAAGGCAAAAAATCAAAAATCCATTTCAGAACTTATCTCTCTTAAAGGTAAAAGGAGCCTCATAACTGGTGCCGCCTCAGGAATAGGGAGAGCCACAGCCATTCGCTTTGCAGAAGCTGGTTCTGATTTGATTCTTATTGATATCAATGAGCCGGAGCTTGAAAAAACAAAGAGTCTTGTGGGAAAATTTGGTGTTGATGTAGAAACATACCAAGTAGACTTATCCAAAAAGGTTGAAATAGACACCCTGTGGAAAACCTTAGAGGGGAGAGACCCAGATATACTTGTTAACAACGCTGGAGTTTACTGGTTTAAGGACTTCACGGACATAGACGAGACATTTTATGAAAAAACGATGGCAATAAATCTACATGCAGTCTTCTGGATGTGTCAGCACTTCGTAAAGGCTAGGAAGGATAGAGGAGGCATTATCATAAACGTAAGCTCGATAGAAGCATTCCTTCCATTTGCAAAAGGGCTTGTGCATTACGATGTTGCAAAACTCGGCGTCGTAGCCCTAACGAGGGCAATAGCAAGAGAGTACGGAAAGAAGATAAGAGCCAATGTTATAGTGCCTGGAGGAATAGAAACGGAAGGAGTGAAAAAGCTCAAAAAAGAGGCAATAATGGGCCTAGACGCAGGGAAAATAGGTCTATCTTTTCACTTCAATGCCCGCCTTCCAATGGGCCGCTTTGGAGACGCTGATGAAGTTGCAAAAGTTATGCTCTTCCTTGCGAGCGACCTAGCGAGCTACGTTAACGGTGCTATAATTCCGGTAGATGGTGGCTTTCTCTCAACTTAGGCTAAATGGAACTTCTACCTTTTCTCCTTTCTCAATTTTGTGCAGTTCTTTTCTATAGGCTTCCAACGGTCTGTCTTCCTTTTTTAAGAAGCGGGCAAATGTTAAGGGTTCTTTTTCGAGCTGGGCAAAAAATTCGGGGTATCTCTTGTCCCTAATTAGGTGATGATCCAAGATAATCTCGGCGTTTGTTTCTTTTATTATCTCATTGAGATTTTTGAGACCCGTTTTCCAGGCTTCCTTGACTCTATAGCCTTCGAGGTACGTCGGAGGGCCGCCGGTGATTAATACATCAGGCATCTGCTTGATTATCCAATCCTTTGAGGCTTTGTTTAAAAGCTGAATGTCGCTTGCATGGATTACTCTTTTTCTTCCATCATCAACCATGACCATCACAACAAAGCCGAGTTTCGAGCCTTCGCTTCCATGGGGGACAGCCGGAGAGAACTCAATTATGAAGTCTCCAAAGTCAAAGAACTTTCCGTCGGCATATTCAATTTTCTTCGCTATTTTTTCTGCCTCTTTAAGGAACGCCTGTGCTCTTTTTCTCTGGCTAAAGTTTATGTTTTCTGTGGGGTGCTTTATAAGAAGGATTTTCCCGCTGTAAAGTTCCTTCGCTTTTTCAGAAGAAGAGCTTTCGTAAATACCCTCAAAGAACGGAGTGTGGTGATCGTAATGGTAATGGGAAATCGTTATTATCTGGGCTTTTTTTGAATACTGCTGTATTTTTTCTCTTGCTTTTTGCAGGGCTTCAAGCTCTGCCTTGGCAGGGGGTAGGGAATAGCGCTTTGGACCCAACGCTACCCCTGGATCGATAAGAATTCCTATCTTTCCAATCTGCAAAAACGTTGCAAGGCTCCTAACGCCTAAGCTTTCCGATGCAAGCGGGACGAGCTTCATAGAGCCACCTTAAGTTTTAGGCTTCCGAGCCTCTTAAACTTAACTTTGGAAGTTATAACTTAAAAGTTCTAACTTCTAACTGAAAAGTCTTCTTAGAATTGCAAGCTGGCGTTTGTCCCAAGCTTCTTCGTCAATGACTACAAGGAGCACTCCCATATTTACCACTGCAAAATCCTTCAATGATGCCAAAAATTTCGCAATAGACTCAAAACCGTTGTACATCACCAAATACTCTGGACAGTCTATTACCACGACACCCCTAACGCCCTTTTCTTTTGCCTCTTTAAAATACTCGTTTACAAGATGAGTTATGTATGCGAGGTTTGTTGGGGAAATCCGGCCTTCTCGCTCTTCAGTGCTCAAATAGTAAACCCTCCATTTTTCTGGCACATTTAAACTTCTAACAAACGCCAGCGCGGGGTAATCCTTGAATTCCTTCTTTACCTGCTCATACTCTTCCGGAGTTATAACCTTGGCACCAGGCTCTAAAACGACTTTTACTTCAACTGGTTCCTCAAAGAACAAGAACTCTCTGGAAGTTACAAGCTTTATCATGAAAAACGCCATGCCTACAGAGAGTACAGTACCAATGAGTATCCATGCGAAGTGAAGGCGAAGTATCCACACAAAAGGACAGTGTGAAAAACTCATTCTTACTAGATAGAGAAGAACGAAGATACCAAATGCAATTGTCAAGATGCCGAGGTAAAAGCTATTTCTTTGTTTTTTGCCCATCGCCAATAAAACAAAGCCAGAAAATAGAAAGAAGATTCCAGAAAGAATAACAGAGGGGACTTCAACTGAGGAAAAACTATACGGAAGGTCTAAACGAACTAGGAGCATACTGTAGAGGGCAAACAGGGGAGGAATAACTCCTATCAGCTCCGGTTTTATTGACGTTCTGAAGTCTCCGTGCTCCTTGAAGTATACCAAAGCTCCGTATATCAGAGTTCCTGAGAAGAAAGAGTAAAAAATTGCGACCCTTTCCTTATTCCCTGTATAAAACGCTACCTGCATTAGTATGAAAAACATCCAAGCAGCTGACCAGAAAAAGAGGGCTTTTATCTTGTACTTTAGGTAAGTGTAAACAAGTACCCCAAAAGTTCCGGTAGCTACGAATAAACTAAAAAGATATATGAACAATGTCAAATACTCCTCGTTCATGCAACCACACCTACATCACACTCCTCTAGTATTTAAGTATAACGCAAATAAATTTAAAGTTCTCATAGTAGAGAGGAAAAAGATTTTTAATCCCCTTTTTCATGGATATTATCGATATTATCGAGGGCCCGTAGCTTAGCCTGGATAGAGCGTCGCCCTCCGGAGGCGAAGGTCGCGGGTTCAAATCCCGCCGGGCCCGCCATTTCGAACTTTTCTTATTGTGTTTGCTTTTTAAAGGCCCTAAACTTATTTTTTGCAGGCAAAACGGTTTTGTTATAAGAATGGTGGTAAAAATGGAAGAGAAGGAAGGAAGCAGTTAGAACTTTAGAAATGTCTAAGAAAGTTCTGTATGAATCCGGATATCCCGGATAACAGATGGGAAATTCTCAATAAAATAGATTGTGTAAGTCTTCCCAAGACCTTTCCTTTTCTTTTGACTGTTTTTTATCAGGCTTGGTGGATTCTTTGGTATTTTCTATATGTTTTCTGATACTTTCTATATGCTCTTGCAGGATTTTTGGGAGTTCAGGGACATAGCAACCAAAACTTTCATCTCTTGCAACTATTATGGGAATATTTTCGAGGAATCCCCTACTCTCCCTCTTGTCCAAACTATAATCTTCTTTCCTGCTGAAAAGTCCTTTATTCTCTCTACTGCTTCCTCGAGAGAGTGCCTATGCTCAACTTCTATTAGTATCGTCCTAAAAGCTATTTCTTCTGCACTTTTTCTAACAAAGAATGTATGCAGAGGCATTCCCATACAATCAGTATAATATATGCCCACTACATCCAGCCTCGTTTGAAACTCGGGGTTGTGTAAACTTATCCATGGGCTCTCTTTTCCGAGAAAAGCATTTGCCATATTAAATTTGAACTTTTCGATGCTATTTAGTGTTTTACTAATCCAAGCTTCCGTTTTAACAATATATCCCCAGTTTATAAGTGCATTCACTACAACATTCACAACTTCTCCATGAGAGCATCCTGAGGAATTGTTCCACCCCTCATTTTTAGAGTATGAAGATATATTTAAACATCCAACATCCATTGAAGATATTATCTAGTGGTGAGATAATGTATCTAGACCTCCCTAGAATTCTGATCGGGAGTGTCCTCACGATACTTGGGTTGTCCCTCATTAGGAGGGCATTTGATCACTACAAAAACACTCGAGGGTCAGGGAAAAAGACTAGCTAAAAACTTTCTAATTTCCGTTTCCCTTTTTACCGCGGGCTCAATCGGGACTGTAATAGACTCTCTAACCAAAGCTCCTTTATGGTTTATCATGGGGGTTTTCTACCCTCTCTCTTACCTGCTTTTGGTCTCTTCAGTTGGAGTTTACCTCAGAGCTTTGAGTTCTCAAGAAGCGAGACCAAGACAACGCCATGAAAAAACTCCAACTTTACCAGTAACTGGAGCATACGCGTTTAAAAAGCCAGCAAGCCCCAAGACATTAGCATTTCTGTCAGAGATTTCAAGCGGACTGCTTGTGGTGAGCAGAATGAGAAAAGAGTTTTGGATGGAGAAATACCACTTAGAGCCAGATGAATTCATATGGCTAAGCAGAGTGGAGGAAAAAGATGCCGTAGACCCTACAAAACTCCACGTGCTTCAAGATAAAATTATCAGGTTTTTGAAGGAGAATGGCGGGAAGGCAGTTGTATATTTTGAGGGTGCTGAATACCTCATCCTTTACAATGATTTTCCCTCGGTTGCAAAGTTTTTGTTCTCGCTAAAAGATCACGTGACTTTTAATGAGTCATTGCTTATTTTGTACTTCCCGTTGAATGTTTTAGACAGGGTTCAAGAAAGTATGCTCTTGAGAGAGTTCGAGGAGAAAGAAGAGGAAGAGCTCCTCAGGGAAATTTCCCAAAAAATAGTTGCGCGGGCAGTAGAGGGAGAAACTCATGCCAGTGCCTCATGGGATATAAGATCATGAGTTTTGGCATAACATTTAATTTTTGAAAATGATTGGGCTCGGGCTCTTTGAGTGGTGGCTTTAAAAATGGGGCAGAGGCCCAATTTTCCATTTTTCCTGTAATCGTTTCCTTTTATTTAGTATTTTCCCATTAGTATGGTTAACGTGCAATAATAAAACTTTTTTAACTTTAAGGACAAAAATTCTATTTGGTGGGTTGATTATGAAAGTTGTAAAGACTGGATGGGAGGATATAGATGAGGCTTTGGGTGGTGGGATTATTGAGAGAGGAAGTTTGTTAATAGCGTATGACAAGAGGTCGTTAGGCTGGATACTAGGCTTGAAGATACTTAAAACTCTGATGGAAAAGGGTGCGATTGGAGTTATTCTCAACACAGCAATGCCAGTCTCCAAGCTTGAATTAAGGACAAGGTGTGCGGGCCTTGATCTTCATAAGCTTGGAGAGGAAGGGAAACTTTATGTGGTTGACCTTTTTGGCTCTAAGTACGAGGTTCCCTCTAAAAAACCGTACATCCTTCAAATACCAGAGTGGAGTGATGAAACAGCCATTGCGAAATTGATCGATTTGTATAATGAGTTAAGCTCTAAAATTCCTAAGGACGTGTTAGTTGTGGCTCTTTTAGCTACCATTGAGGGAACTTACTATGAGTTTGGAGAGGATATGATGCACAAGCTAATTAGAGTATCAATTGCAGCCTTGGAAAAAGAGCCTTTAAATGCTTTCAGATTTATTACAGTTTCACTCGTGAACATGAGTGCTGTTCCAGAGCATATTACTGCTTGGCTCTTCACTCTGAGCGATCAAGTTATAGAATTTGTTTCTCATATAAGCCCCTCAGGTTTAGAAGAGACTATTTTAGTGCCTAAGTCTGTGATTCCAGAGTTTATGCCACGTCATTACAAAATAAGAGTATCAAAAGAGCACTTTATTAAACTCTTTTAATGCTTCTTTTTCTTCAGGATGCCAAAATTAAAGAGAATACAAGAATAAGTCATTGATGATGCAAAGTTTCTTAATCTCAACTGTAACGCCTTCGATTAGTTTTTTTCGTCCATCGTATTCTGTGCTTTTGAGCGCCGAAACCTTAATATCATTTCGAGTAAAAAGAAAGTAAAGCTCAGCCGCTAACAACTTTCACTATTTCCATTCTTCTCCACTATGATTGTGATTGTAGGGAATACGCCCTCTGAAGGGGGTACATCTAACAAGATATAGCAAAGTCTTAACTTTAGTAATTCTATGAATTTTCAAAAATTATATCATTTTTTGAATATTCTATAACACCTACCCGTGAAAATTGTACATTCTCCAACATAGAGTTTAAATATTCGTAAAGTATTTAAGGAAAAATGACAAAAAACTGGGTGGTGAGTCATATGAAAGATAATTCTCATAGAATTTGGGACTCATTGAAGTGGGGAGAGACGGTATTGATAGAATATGATTCAGTGACGAGTCCAGCTTTGCTGTTTTATTCCTTGATAAACTGGGCGAGAGAAAAAGGACACGAGATCGTAGTGGACGACATTCTGGACAGTTTTTACTTGTACAAGAGGCATTTAGAGTTGGCTGGCCTCGATACAAGCATTCTGGGCAATATTACAGTTATCAAAATTGGTGGCAGGCTCAGTGTTGGCCAAGTTATCGGACGTATTGGTATTAAAGAGCCTACAGTTCAGAGCAGTGAGTACAAAAAGATCGTTGACTCCCTGTCAGCTGAAACAATAATTAACCCGATTTTGGGGTTTGAAAAGTTGCTGTTCATGTCTGAATCCAAAGAAGAAGTTTTAAGTATGACAAATACTATTTTGTCTTTCAGTGAATCTGCTAGGACAGCACTCTACTTCGTTAATGTTAATTTGATTAAGGAGACCACTAGCGGGGCTTTACCATTGCTTGAAGAGATTGCGACTACTGTGATTAGAATGCACAAGAGAGAAAGAAAGACTTTCTTTAATGTTGTGAAGTCTGTGAACAATGAGATTGACGGAGTAGAAGTGGAGATTTAACTTCCAAGCCTCAACGGGCTTCTTTTTCATTTCTTTTTTCTTAAAAGAGCTTTTTGCATTAAAGGGTATACATTATAACCCAATCCAAATCCAATAAATAGCATGCCAACAAGTTTATTACTATTTAAGAGAGCAATTCCCACTACAACCAGACCAGCTCCCAATGTATCGAAACCGGTTCTTGATGTATTGTCTTGAATTTTCATTCTTCAAAAAACCCCTTTCCAATTAATACTCCTACCACAATACCCATAAGAGATAATATTAATGGGCCAACATCTCCTCTGGATAGCAATATTCCAATTACCGGGAACGTAGAAACAATACCAATAAAAGCTTTTCTTGGAATTGTTATGAACTCTTTTGATTTTTTATTTATTTCTTTGGTCATATATACAGTTTCAACATTTTTCAAAACTCATCTTTGTATCTCCTTAAATTTATCTCCATTAGAGAACAGAACAGCGTATTATTGGGGTATTCAGTTCCGCGCTCTAATTGGAGTTTTCTTCGCATTCGTTCTAATCTTCTTTGCTTTATAAATGTTTGCACATGCGGAAGCCCTTTTATTTCTCAGTATGGGCAGACTCCCAAATAAAGAAAATTGAAAAAAGCTCATCCTGCCTCGGCTTCTCCCTCGACTCTTGCAAATCCAAGTTTGTGAGTTATGTAGAGGACGATGGGCAGCACTATGAACGCCATTAGGTCGCCAGTGTCTCCAGCAAGACCAAGAACGCTCACGAAGTCTCCAACTCCTAAGAGATAAACTACCAAGGGCGGGACTACCGTTATTACCCACGCTAGCTTTCTGTCCATGCCAAGGTATTCCTCCATGTTGCTCAACTGTGCAAGGCCCAGTCCAATGTAGCTTGTGGTTATTGCAAAGAGAGGGATGAGGTTACCGATAAGGAAACCCCTCCTCCCGAAGAGGCTTTCGAGGGCCTGTGTGGCTATCTGGGGTGTCTCCTTTCCAAAGACGAGCAGAAATGATGCCATGAACAGGGCGTAGATAGCGGTTGGTATAATGAAAGCCCATGTGAGGAGCTTCTTGGTCTCTTCATAACTACCAAGACCCTTGTACACGTCAGGAATAACTGAGTGGCAGCCGAGGGCAAATATGGAAACTCCCACAATCTTCCAGAGGGAGGAAATGCTTGAGTACATGGCATTCTCAAGTTTGCCCTTTGGAAGGAGCATTACTCCAACGGCCATAAAAAGGACGAGCATTGCAAGGCTCATGGCGAGTTCGCTTTTTCCGCTAACTTCGAGACCCAGGTATATCACGAGGGACGCGAAGGCCCAGAAGACAAGGGCACCGACCTTGGGGCTCACTCCAAAGAGAGACGCGAACACGTCTCCCATTCCCGCTATATACGCGAGGAGCGCTCCAAAGCTCATGAAGACTAGGCTAAAGAGCATCACTAAACCGCCACCGCGTCCGAGCATTTTTCTTGCCACTGTGCTCAGCTGAGCACCGCCCATTTTTGCAGAGAAGTAAAGAACTATCCTAGCTGTGAAGAGCATAAGGAGCATTATTCCAATGAGTACAAGAATCGATAGGATTAGACCGACTTCCTTGGCTGCGTAGGGTAATCCGAGAACACCGGCACCTATTTGAGTTCCGATTAAAACTGCGAGGGCTTCACTCCTTTTCATACGATCACCTCCAGCACTATGAAAGCTTTTCGGAGCTAATAACCCTTTTCCTGCGAAAAAAACTGGCTTGAAAGCTCTATAGGGTGCCAAAATGGACGACAGTGGGGAGAACTGGACAGCAAGAGGCAGAAGAGTATGAAAAAATTTTCAAAAAATAACCCAATTGACCGAATGAATACATAGGTAAATACATAGGCACGTGGAAGATGTGGTGGCGTTAAATCCCCTTTTGTCGGCTGAGGT comes from Thermococcus aggregans and encodes:
- a CDS encoding ATPase domain-containing protein — encoded protein: MKVVKTGWEDIDEALGGGIIERGSLLIAYDKRSLGWILGLKILKTLMEKGAIGVILNTAMPVSKLELRTRCAGLDLHKLGEEGKLYVVDLFGSKYEVPSKKPYILQIPEWSDETAIAKLIDLYNELSSKIPKDVLVVALLATIEGTYYEFGEDMMHKLIRVSIAALEKEPLNAFRFITVSLVNMSAVPEHITAWLFTLSDQVIEFVSHISPSGLEETILVPKSVIPEFMPRHYKIRVSKEHFIKLF
- a CDS encoding DUF835 domain-containing protein, which gives rise to MGVFYPLSYLLLVSSVGVYLRALSSQEARPRQRHEKTPTLPVTGAYAFKKPASPKTLAFLSEISSGLLVVSRMRKEFWMEKYHLEPDEFIWLSRVEEKDAVDPTKLHVLQDKIIRFLKENGGKAVVYFEGAEYLILYNDFPSVAKFLFSLKDHVTFNESLLILYFPLNVLDRVQESMLLREFEEKEEEELLREISQKIVARAVEGETHASASWDIRS
- a CDS encoding DUF835 domain-containing protein gives rise to the protein MNEEYLTLFIYLFSLFVATGTFGVLVYTYLKYKIKALFFWSAAWMFFILMQVAFYTGNKERVAIFYSFFSGTLIYGALVYFKEHGDFRTSIKPELIGVIPPLFALYSMLLVRLDLPYSFSSVEVPSVILSGIFFLFSGFVLLAMGKKQRNSFYLGILTIAFGIFVLLYLVRMSFSHCPFVWILRLHFAWILIGTVLSVGMAFFMIKLVTSREFLFFEEPVEVKVVLEPGAKVITPEEYEQVKKEFKDYPALAFVRSLNVPEKWRVYYLSTEEREGRISPTNLAYITHLVNEYFKEAKEKGVRGVVVIDCPEYLVMYNGFESIAKFLASLKDFAVVNMGVLLVVIDEEAWDKRQLAILRRLFS
- a CDS encoding SDR family NAD(P)-dependent oxidoreductase — encoded protein: MNIMDELSRGKAKNQKSISELISLKGKRSLITGAASGIGRATAIRFAEAGSDLILIDINEPELEKTKSLVGKFGVDVETYQVDLSKKVEIDTLWKTLEGRDPDILVNNAGVYWFKDFTDIDETFYEKTMAINLHAVFWMCQHFVKARKDRGGIIINVSSIEAFLPFAKGLVHYDVAKLGVVALTRAIAREYGKKIRANVIVPGGIETEGVKKLKKEAIMGLDAGKIGLSFHFNARLPMGRFGDADEVAKVMLFLASDLASYVNGAIIPVDGGFLST
- a CDS encoding DUF257 family protein, encoding MKDNSHRIWDSLKWGETVLIEYDSVTSPALLFYSLINWAREKGHEIVVDDILDSFYLYKRHLELAGLDTSILGNITVIKIGGRLSVGQVIGRIGIKEPTVQSSEYKKIVDSLSAETIINPILGFEKLLFMSESKEEVLSMTNTILSFSESARTALYFVNVNLIKETTSGALPLLEEIATTVIRMHKRERKTFFNVVKSVNNEIDGVEVEI
- a CDS encoding aromatic amino acid transport family protein; this translates as MKRSEALAVLIGTQIGAGVLGLPYAAKEVGLILSILVLIGIMLLMLFTARIVLYFSAKMGGAQLSTVARKMLGRGGGLVMLFSLVFMSFGALLAYIAGMGDVFASLFGVSPKVGALVFWAFASLVIYLGLEVSGKSELAMSLAMLVLFMAVGVMLLPKGKLENAMYSSISSLWKIVGVSIFALGCHSVIPDVYKGLGSYEETKKLLTWAFIIPTAIYALFMASFLLVFGKETPQIATQALESLFGRRGFLIGNLIPLFAITTSYIGLGLAQLSNMEEYLGMDRKLAWVITVVPPLVVYLLGVGDFVSVLGLAGDTGDLMAFIVLPIVLYITHKLGFARVEGEAEAG
- a CDS encoding MBL fold metallo-hydrolase, whose translation is MKLVPLASESLGVRSLATFLQIGKIGILIDPGVALGPKRYSLPPAKAELEALQKAREKIQQYSKKAQIITISHYHYDHHTPFFEGIYESSSSEKAKELYSGKILLIKHPTENINFSQRKRAQAFLKEAEKIAKKIEYADGKFFDFGDFIIEFSPAVPHGSEGSKLGFVVMVMVDDGRKRVIHASDIQLLNKASKDWIIKQMPDVLITGGPPTYLEGYRVKEAWKTGLKNLNEIIKETNAEIILDHHLIRDKRYPEFFAQLEKEPLTFARFLKKEDRPLEAYRKELHKIEKGEKVEVPFSLS